In Solanum lycopersicum chromosome 5, SLM_r2.1, the following are encoded in one genomic region:
- the LOC138348656 gene encoding uncharacterized protein — MPPLIAVRGRPSRRNVEELDIPNAPNVQPQREVTDVAFPEVIRMLSQAMTHQIGKQRGSRQDSLIAHENGLKFTQLSRYAPEMVKNMMRRMSLFVAGLGRASSNEGKASMLIGDMDISRLMVYVQQAEKEKLRDRKEH, encoded by the exons ATGCCTCCACTAATAGCAGTCAGAGGCCGACCATCAAGAAGGAATGTCGAAGAACTAGATATACCTAATGCACCAAATGTGCAACCACAAAGAGAAGTCACGGACGTTGCATTCCCTGAGGTTATCCGAATGTTGAGTCAAGCTATGACCCACCAAATCGGAAAACAAAGAGGATCTCGACAA GACTCCTTGATTGCTCATGAGAATGGTTTAAAGTTCACCCAACTGTCTCGCTATGCTCCCGAGATGGTTAAGAATATGATGAGAAGAATGAGCTTGTTTGTCGCTGGCCTAGGTCGTGCTTCAAGCAATGAAGGTAAGGCCTCAATGTTGATTGGGGACATGGACATTTCAAGATTAATGGTCTATGTGCAGCAGGCAGAGAAAGAGAAGTTGAGGGACAGAAAGGAGCACTGA
- the WRKY75 gene encoding WRKY DNA binding protein 1 (The RefSeq protein has 1 substitution compared to this genomic sequence) → MENYATIFPSASSSSSHHDGYVSLMNSKSSISDDTKEELLFQGKNKAGFLGLMASMETPRDIITKKDEVIKSSKKKIKKPRYAFQTRSQVDILDDGYRWRKYGQKAVKNNKFPRSYYRCTHQGCNVKKQVQRLSKDEEVVVTTYEGMHSHPIDKSTDNFEHILSQMQIYNSF, encoded by the exons ATGGAGAATTATGCAACAATATTTCCATCagcatcatcgtcgtcgtctcATCACGATGGATATGTTTCATTAATGAATAGCAAGAGTAGTATCAGTGACGATACAAAAGAGGAATTATTATTCCAAGGGAAGAATAAGGCCGGTTTCTTGGGACTAATGGCAAGCATGGAAACTCCAAGAGATATTATTACTAAAAAAGATGAAGTGATCAAATCGTGTAAGAAGAAGATTAAGAAACCAAGATATGCTTTTCAAACAAGGAGTCAAGTTGATATTCTTGATGATGGTTATAGATGGAGGAAATATGGACAAAAAGCTGTCAAAAACAACAAATTCCCAAG GAGCTATTATCGATGCACACATCAAGGATGTAACGTGAAGAAACAAGTACAAAGATTATCAAAGGATGAAGAAGTAGTAGTAACTACTTATGAAGGCATGCATTCACATCCAATTGACAAATCTACGGATAACTTTGAGCACATTTTGAGTCAAATGCAAATCTATAattccttttaa